The DNA sequence GTTTATAGAAGCTGGAAGCAGaaattgtgacttttttcaGCTTGATAAATTACTTTAAGTGATTAATAAATGAGTTCACATATTATTTTTGATGACTCATCAGTTTATTGTCCAATTGTTTGAACATTTGTGTAAAATTCAATCGAGTTATGACGCATATAGATGTTATAAAGGTATAAAATAAGATTTTACAAGTTGATTTCCaggataaaaaacaaactatatatctcttttcttcttcttcctaaatCTTCAGTGTTGAGTGTTTGAGGCTCTTTATGGGAGACAGGATCACTGTTGTCTATAAAGCCTGAGATACAACCTGAAACCTGAACAACAGTCTACTGTAGATTGATCCAATGTTGGTgcttcatttcctgtttattaTTCTAATTGTTTGTAGATGTGTTCTTTGCATCGTATTGTGTGATATTAACGAGACTCTAAAGCAGgaagtcaaactcatcttcattaaagggccacaaacagaacaatatgatctgatgaaggaaggataagtagaaggaaggaaggaaagatagaagaaagagaggaaagacagatgaaagaaagaaagaaagaaagaaagaaggagggaaggaaagaaagaaggaagaatgatggaaggaaggaaggaaggaagaatgatggaaggaaggaaggaaggaaggaagggaaagtggaaagaaggaaggatggaaggaaggaaagatagaaggaaggaaggacagatggaaggaaggaaggaaggaaagaaaggaaaagaagataggaaggaaggagggaaaaaagatggatggaaggaaggaaagatagaagggagggaggactgaTGAATgcaagataggaaggaaggacagatggaaggaagggaagagggcctgattggacccctcagcggcCGGTTCGGGCCCctgggcctcatgtttgaccccccagCTCTAAATCCTCTAaatgtctctcttttctctcctcttctctcctttctctcctcttctctcttctctctcctcttctctcttttctctcctcttctctcctcttctctctctcctttctctcctctcaggtcTTCTCTTAGTTTCCGTCGTTGACTGATAGCAGCTGAGTGATGAGCGATGTCCTTCCTGCTGCTCAGATGATCCATGACCACGCAGGCTATTGATGCACTTTAGCACCGTTTCCGGagccttcctcccccccttcgcCGCCGTGAACCCCCCGCAGCTGATGACCAAAGCGCTCGCCACACCCCCCCGCCGTCGCCCCGAGCCACGCGCCTCCCCTAGCCCCTCCCTCGACCCACCCCCAACATGTTCCAGAGGTTCACCAGCGCTCTGTTCGGGGACGACGCGGACGAGCTGAGCCGATGCAGCCGAGCCGGAGACggcaaagaggaagaggaggaggacgaagacTGGATCCTGGTCAACTACCTGGGTAAGaatcatttattaaatgtttagtttcagttAAATCTGCAACTGGAGACGATCAGAGTAtataccaggcggggagctctggtcctctgaaatgaggccaacgcggcagtaacttagaactgcattctatcaaaaggccaccagggggcgaccgtctctatacaagtcaatggagaattcaccaacttctcacttgatttctaacctcagtaaacgttttcaaaatgtgtttatggtctcaatcgctagtttaaagccttcttcaatgcagtatgatgttcatttgggacattttggcctccctgattttatatttgacgataaagcagggtatgcattaggacgtggctacgtcctgattgacaggttgattgcccaatgtcctcgagatccagccctcacaaccatagcaacctccccgctccgctcatggctccgcccatggccccgcctcattcccatataagtagaatccgtgtttttacttttcccagcatgcacctgaaattttcaagatggcgctacccagatccgaaactattggcttccgagcagcagtccacaaaccaatgggtgacgtcacagatgttacgtccatttcttctatacagtctatggtatatTCAAACCAATCAAATAATTGAGGGACTTCTGGCGCTATTTTTAGATTCCTCGTTCAGGCTTGCTGTTCTCTGTTTTCTCGGTTCTCTCTCTGCTAGCTAGCttgtcaacaggaagcagcgtGTACGTTTCAACGAATAAGAAGGGGCGGGACACAGCCGCGAAATTACgtccagatagagacagagcgagCGATTTTTTTTAAGGGGTGGGCATCATTGATGTCAGGAAAGGCTTATTGAAAACTCAGAAAAGCATTTTAATCACTTGCTCGCGtcgctgtatgtcaggatgcAACATTAGTCATTTTAAGCCTCacatattgattattttctgactaataattagtctctacaccaattcacattcataattaCCCCAtctgtcattaataaatgtttgattcatctttcacaatcactattttatcatccaggagaacattttataggatatgatgaatacaatgACGCTTGCTGATTTTTgataagtggtgtaaccataaaaactttgtaccaaataattcaactagcttaaaaagatggatggaatacaattgttctaaatattacatttcatctggagactCATGTGACCTGAAATATACAAACATGGGAATATGTCAACTCAAGAACCTTAACGTTGTGTTTCATGGTTTATAAACTCATCTCTGTTTAAtaagactgaaaaataaaacaaaatatgacacaagacataaatgttcagtttgaagaggaaataaaaataaaaaagcagcttGGTTCAGATCAGAAGGAAAGATACTAAAGGCAGCAACAAGTCAGGGCCAACTTTCCAGAGCTGCTTGagatcagacaaaaaaaaagtcccagtcaaaacagacctgacatacatacacacacacacacacacacacacacacacacacacacacacacacacacacacactgcagagactCTTCCAGAAGCTTCACACTGGAGTTTGGCACCGTTCGCCCGCCGGCCACCGCTCTCGTCTCGACTTGACCCGTCTCCGATTCCACAGGCGTGTGAATATTTGGGGGGCAGAGGAGGACGGGTccaaggagagggagggggggggggggtcggaggaggaggaggaagaagaggaggaggaagaggaggaggttcAGGCAGTTTATGGTCAACCTGTAAAGCAGGTCAAACAAAAGCACCCTAGGAGGTAAAAATAGAGGCTGgtgcagcttgttggaggtggaggtggactTGTATGGGCACAGAGACGCCACTGAtgccccccctgcccccccactgacccccccaccccttcccaAAAAACACCTGGACACAGTGTCGAaagcccacttgccatccagtgctcttttccttccttccatctgtccttccttcctttcttccttctgtgcttccttccatcggcccttccttccttcctttcttccttctgtcctttcttccttctgtccttccttccatctgtcctttcttccttctgtccttccttccttccttctgtccttccttccatctgtcattccttccatctgtccgtccttccttccatctgtccgtccttcctttcttccttcttttcttccttctgtcctttcttccttctgttcttccttccatctgtccttccttccttctttccttccttccttctttctgtctgtctttccttccttcccttcttatttccttatttccttcattccttctttccctccatctttttaatgatccggcccacatgagatcagattgttctgtatgtggcccttgaatgaaaatgagtttgacccctctgctTTAAATATATCAACAGACTCTCTCTGCTCGATATAATTAATCTAAACTTAGAAATTGACCTAAATAAACAACATCACTTTGATCCCAGGTCTAAATTATGTCCAAATTTACCTCCCAAAGGTCAGAATGATGAAAGGCTTAAATAGAAAAACAGTGAAGCCAAGTTGAGGTTTTGGAAGTTGGACATCAGTCAGGACTTCGGTTAATGTTGCTTTCAATGGGTTTTTCAGCTCCGGTGCAGATGTTGCTATTTAAGAAAATGatcataaaaaaagatgaagagttTAGCCGATCAGTGTAACTCATAACTTAACAGCAGTGGTGTTTAGTCAGAGTCCTGCAGGTCTGATTGTAAACTATTGAACCTGAAAGCTGaaaaaagcatcaaaaacaGCCAATACTGAGAGATTAGCACCAAATATCTGCACAGATTCACTCCTGTTTACTCTTAAATCACATAGTTCTAGTTTTAGACTCTATTTCACCTCCAAGCAAAGTTTAACCAAGTTTGTATgctgaataaaaacatgttttatgttcctTAAAATATTTTGGCAGTGAAGCTGAGGCCTTATATCCACACTAGTGTTAAAATATGCAGATTAAATGATGCTTTTTACAGCTTGCAGACATCACTGTGCAGGATTAAAAGGATGATAATACGTGTGAGTGAAGCACCAACAGACTGCATCGATCAAAAATGTACTTGAATAGAAGATGGGGGGAAAGGTCGATCAGGGTTTCCCATAAtgggcgatgacatcatcaaatgtcaattatattcagtttcctgtcacagaggactaaagaagcaggaaaatattcacatttaagaagctggaatgaAAGAATTTGGACTTTTCTTCtataaaaaaatgactcaaaatgacaaaatatcaaaaatattaacaattaatcaaataatcgACTCATCACGTGTCACAATATACAGATAAATCCATGCTGCAAGCCTTCTAGGATTTTTTAAGGACAGAAAATTGGTGTAGTTCTTGTGTGGAGATCTTTGTTTATCTTCCTTCTACTTTTACTATATCGAATGAAATCAATCCATTTTCATTTAGATattgtccaaatatggtcaatCCTTTTTCTGCCCAGATATTACAAACTTTATCATGTTTATTAGGAATCAAATCAGagtcttccttcatccctcataTCACAGTTTCTCTTTAATTCTGCCTTTAACCTCTCTAAGTGTTTTCTAGTTGGTGTCTTATCTTGTGCTTCTTCATTGATTTCCTGCACAGTgaggttttgttgttttgagtgTAGCTCCTTCTCTGCTGACCTGCACAGTAACGGGTCACATCATGCATCGTATTTGTTTTGATCACTGAAACGTGTCGGAGCTTATCTGGAGCGGCAAACCCAGCCGCTGGTGAAGAGCTGAAATCAGATGTTTGTTTGCACTGAAACTCATGATGAGATCTGGTTGATTTGGTTTTGGTCGACCTCGTTAACCTGAAACACTGTTTGACGCACAACAGGGTTTGACTTCAGCTGCAGATTAAATaagggtcagtgataaataagggttggcagaATGagctatttaaaaatatgttaaaaatagttataaaagcagcatcaggtttgttaaaatgtacatttagtatttttgttggttttatatcatttgaaatgacatttgcaccatttttcaccaaaagtaagactgaatgctcctgaaaatgtcaaatggtgtaaccataaaagaatgataaatgttgaatgttttaTCCAcccagaaagaaagaaagaaagaaagaaaggaaggaaggaagaaaggaaggaagaaagaaagaaagaaagaaagaaagaaagaaagaaagataaaggatgaagaagagaaagaaagaacaagaagaaggaaggaaggaaggaaggaagaaggatgaagaAGCAGGAACAAGAAgttagaggagagggagaaagaaagaaagaaagaaagataatgataaatattaaatattttatcacctacagtgtatttaagtggacttatactaataatgacttaatttggtacaaagtttttatggttgcaccacttagacatttttgccataatcctctaatatattctctctaaatggattaaaagcagaaatttgatgctgggtccacaaaaaaagaatgtgtgaagttattcatacgtttattttcacattttaaccctttaaatttaaactaaaccacatggacacacacacacacacacacacacacacacacacacacacacacacacacacacctgaactcCTCCTCCAAACACCTGCAGCCTCTGGAGGAAGAGATCAGCTGTTAATGGACTCGGACAGCGAGCGTCTTCCCTGCTGAGAGGATAAACTCGTTGCGGATCAGCCTGCCGTGTCGTGGCTTCGCTGAGTCAGCACTCTTTGCAGCTTCTCTCGGCCTTTGTTGCGTGTAAATAAAGATTCCTCGTGTCACGTGTGGAAACgagctccaaacacacacaggagaagTCAAAGTCACGGGAGATAATTTGACAAAGGCTCCAACTTCTTCAGTCTTATTTTCTTGCTGTTTTTCATTAGTGTTTTTCTATTTACAAGCTTTTATTTGACTGCAGGAGAAAATGCCAAGACCTTAGACAGAAGTGAAATCAAACAGAGACGTCTCCTCTCGCTAGACgctgatttatttttaacatccGGACGAGCCAGCTTGAGATCATGTTGCCTTATTTCCACTTCATAACTTCCTGCGTCTCTGTGAGTCATTATAGAAGCTGATGTTAAATCAAAGAGGCTGACTGACCTCGacagagctgctgcagcttctgctctGCACccgcttttgttttgttttttgtggggaggttgtttttttgttgtttttttttggcatgtttGAATAGTATACGTGATGATTTAGGTGCAAAAAGTGTGCAAACAATCTGGTATCTGTGGCTTCATGTAGAGGAGCGAGAGAGCGGAGGGATCAGCTGgttgagaggagatgagagagagagagagagagagagagagagagagagagagagaaagtacctcaaactgtacttcagtaaagtacaagtacctcaaaaaagtattatgagtgacgtagtatgcagtattacagtaaaagtactgcattattatgagtgatgtagttactgtactacagtaaagtacaagtacctttaactgtactacaataaagtaaaagtacctcaaactgtactacattaaagtactagtacctcaaactgtactagagtaaagtacaagtacctcaaactgtactgcagtaaagtataagtacctcaaactgtactgcagtaaagtacaagtacctcaaactatactacagtaaagtacaagtacctcaaactgtactacagtaaagaacaagtacctcaaactgtactacagtaaagaacaagtacctcaaactgtactgcagtaaaggacacgtacctcaaactgtactacagtaaagaataagtacctcaaactgtactacagtaaattaaaagtacctcaaactgtactagagtaaagtacaagtacctcaaactgcactgcagtaaagtaaaagtacctcaaactgtactgcagtaaagtatgtAAAATGTAGAGGAGAGAGTGGAGGGATCAGCTGGTTGTGAGaagattagagagagagagagagagagagagagagagagagagagagagagagagaggggttaaGCAggagtctgtgtgtttttgcagacacaaacaaagaaatgcGTGCAGGCTGTGGTTTGGtttggtcatgtgatcagctgaGCTGTCAGGAAGTCTGTCTGCACCTCAGAAAAAATGATTGTTTACATCTGACTGCTGCTGCACAAACATTCAGACGGGCCacgctgccccctgctggcggAGAGAGGCTACTACACCCGCTGATTGCACAAACACTCAGACGGGCCacgctgccccctgctggcggAGAGTTGTTACTACACCCGCTGATTGACCCTGAAATCACATCTACACAATTACAGCAGCGACTTCTCTGccagaaaaacaacagctgctCCAGTAAAAGCTGcgtttaaagttttaaaggaGGTGATCAtggctttttaaatgtgctgaaaGTTAAAGGGTTCACCTGAAGTACAAAATAGTCAGCTTTACTGGTTTGATTTGGAAAGGATCTGAAATATGACTCTGGGATTTAGTTTGTGGTGCTGACTGCTGTGGAAAACTTAAAGTAATTTAACAGGAGATGCAAGCATTTCCTGTCACttttaaataaagacaataattgCCATAAAAAAGAATCAAATTCAACAGCAGTATCTCTTGCAATAAGATTTTGATATGTCACAATAGGAAAACTGCAATTAAGTATTATTTTATGATTGATTCATCTGTCAGTTATTCTTTttgtctataaaacatcagtaaaaatgtgaaaatgatcatttattaaaGCCCCAAGTGTGTCATCTTTTTTGTTTAGCCTTACCTATTTTAcctccaaaatccaaagatactCCACCCCATCGAAATACAAAAGGCAAAATATGTGGAGATAACTGTGTAAATGCAAACGGGTgcaacagcagtatttaaatgagggtttcgtgtcttaatggagagtttggacgagcagaaagctgcaagaacaaaatgaaatgtgatcaggttctagtgaagaggttaactaatatattgattataaatgtgatcaggttctagtggaagaggttaactaatatattgagttataaatgtgatcaggctctagtgaagaggttaactaatatattgattataaatgtgatcaggttctaatggaagaggttaactaatatattgattataaatgtgatcaggttctagtggaagaggttaactaatatattgattataaatgtgatcaggttctagtggaagaggttaactaatatattgattataaatgtgatcaggttctagtggaagaggttaactaatatattgagttagaACAAAAACTaacattaccttcaggttttgtaaatcacaatgcgtgtgataaataacatatttacattttctcctccctgtattttacacactggagTTAAAACTCCTCATATTACatacattacagtaaactactaatattacattcattattaaCATACTAAATAAACAGCACGTATTATCTttttgcacagttgaaagatgcAAACTTCAGTGCGatgtgttagtagatcagcttgcacatattttgcgggtgatgtcaagtttacacacgtttttacacacacagacctttagtaaatcagtcCCATAGAGTTTTTACTACCTTGAAATATTAAACTGCACATGTAAACTGACTGAACTATTAAATCAGAATTTAtataatgaatgtgtttgtctctgtgcagCTGAAGCCTGCTCCAGTCAGTGTGGCGACGGCCGCTCTGGATCCACCGTCAGCCCGAAGccagaggaggaagtggaggacgaggaggaggaggatgatgatgatgaggaagactTGGTGATGATCCCCTCCCCGATGGCGAGCCCCCCCATCCGCTATGCCTCCTGCACCTCCCTCAACTCCACGGCTGACACAGACCCGGACGGCGGCGgcgaggaggtggaggaggatgacgatgatgatgatgaggaagaggaggggagtggGTTCCTGCGCCTGGACGCCTGCTCCCTGGAGGAGAGCTGGTTCGtcaccccccctccctgctTCGGGGGCCGCAGCCAGCCGGTCCTCCTGGAGACGAACCCTCTGGAGAACCTGCTGATCGAGCACCCCAGCATGTCCGTCTACGCCCACCGCAGCCCCCCCCGCCTCACCCTCGACCCCCTACCCCGCTCCCTCGACCTGGAGCTGGGCCTGTTGCCTGGCAACGTGCCCGCCCCCCCGACGGCCTCCGGGGGGAAGGAGAAGGGCAGACGCACGCTGGACGGGCCGCGTCACAGGTAACAGCCGTCTGAAATCTGAGCTGAAAATtactaaatacatttactgtagtacaatttgaggtacttgtacatttactgtagtacaatttgaggtacttgtactttattgtagtacagtttgaggtacttgtactttactgcagtacagtttgaggtacttgtactttattctagtacagtttgaggtacttgtactttactgtagtacagtttgaggtactttactgcagtacagtttgaggtatttgtactttactgtagtacagttttaGGTACTTGTAAtttaactacatcacttataatactgcagtacttttactgtaatacttcagGTTTGGGACTCTACTCAGATATgtttcctcatctctctctctctctctctctctctctctctctctgtccctctctgtcgCCCCCTGCAGGCCAGACGTGGCGGTTGTCCAGCGTCGCTCCACCCTCCACTCAGCCTGTTACGCTGCGGCTCTGTCGGCCCGCGCCGGCCTCCTGCAGCAGCGTCCCGGCCTCGCCGCCGCCCAGCACGGCCAGCCGCTGTCCCGTAACGCTCTGCGTCGCCTCAACCTGCTGCGCCCCCCCAAGGCCGGCAGCATGCACCTGCACCAGCCCAGCCAGAGACACCTCAA is a window from the Scomber japonicus isolate fScoJap1 chromosome 10, fScoJap1.pri, whole genome shotgun sequence genome containing:
- the tp53inp1 gene encoding tumor protein p53-inducible nuclear protein 1 codes for the protein MFQRFTSALFGDDADELSRCSRAGDGKEEEEEDEDWILVNYLAEACSSQCGDGRSGSTVSPKPEEEVEDEEEEDDDDEEDLVMIPSPMASPPIRYASCTSLNSTADTDPDGGGEEVEEDDDDDDEEEEGSGFLRLDACSLEESWFVTPPPCFGGRSQPVLLETNPLENLLIEHPSMSVYAHRSPPRLTLDPLPRSLDLELGLLPGNVPAPPTASGGKEKGRRTLDGPRHRPDVAVVQRRSTLHSACYAAALSARAGLLQQRPGLAAAQHGQPLSRNALRRLNLLRPPKAGSMHLHQPSQRHLNF